One Methanoculleus sp. 7T genomic window carries:
- a CDS encoding DEAD/DEAH box helicase yields MSEYSVQHIHSELVGKLKDYIQAQYFGENDLLLNASKEILDEDNSIYKNPCIESNQTYLALNNGLADANIPENIKQFLHQMCERKLGVFKDPYSHQIKALEDFYQGKDILVTTGTGSGKTECFMWPLVANLAVEAKTRPDTWSKRGVRALLLYPMNALVADQIGRLRKLIGDYSGEYHKLFKEYACDASIRIPQFGMYTGRTPYPGEPVKDKNIKLAKTLERDLINRSPGFIEELKSLGKYPSKWNLESYTTNLKKGVHQPNTHDAELITRKEMQDHCPDILVTNYSMLQYMLIRQIEQPFWSNTKNWLNESPENKLLIVIDEAHMYRGSAGGEVALLIRRLMYKLGITRDKVRFILTSASIPIDSEETNSKLKEFLRKLTSGEKDTFSIIAGANRKINSQNPIEFSAKQISALPLADFQLDDAKKVLAIQGFFQELDGVRPPYTTIEELKEWLFETLPKYGPVQRIMNQTAGNATEITKLAVIAFPNDDFETAFAATQVLLSLLPLAKKDRQVLFHARLHMFFRGLQGLYTCTNPNCPQKHTGDGVALGKIYSDSEQDICPHCGARIYELINDRRCGALFLKGYLLNAENFEDKKYLWQTPGEIFGKELKEVHLYIIPQNPKNHPINKKNIRLGWLDAKTGFIHFDNIHAGESGFLQVCYSLKPVKGKPEQLTFYYCPKCEKQLSSYSFSDFSTKGNEPFYNIVSSQLSVQPPILFDEEKLKRQPNAGRKVLIFSDSRQRAAVLAKDMTRTADDQAARAVLVLAAARLQQWAEETGESATLDMLYPAFLEIAYYNHLRLFYGGDKERFNEDLETIKVIIEKAGKRNKPLKYDRITRDFKNKPGLFSEQLLKNLCSPFRSLTDLGLGWMEPCEKDDIRDCLDSFYEHGIKMSEEEFIALFAAWAHYHCTNSFAIGNQISDQIRFNIALRKFTRFGIQEKDLQKLPPKFKKILIERYTQEQINWIASILSETFLSRGSGEEESRYYLILDKITLKTEDEHKWHRCRTCSGIFPYTLFEKCAHCGSVDVYEMNDGDLERYKFWRDPVLGAITEGSGKSIRTINTEEHTAQLSYKDQRDDIWSTTESYEMRFQNLLLDDELPIDVLSCTTTMEVGIDIGSLTAISLRNVPPMRENYQQRAGRAGRRGTSISTIATYAHNGPHDGWYFHHPERIISGNASSPWIDIDNVTLLQRHVNLLILSEFLSEKGTDLYEYPVLSFFEDYYSEFKEFSKKFRFDPRLETTILSAEKTGECSYQKFAQELAIELERIRDDVLNNRGLYEVKNESEHQTSLLDHLSFEGILPTYSFPQNVVGFFIEDKSGARIIQRPDRSLDIAISEYAPGKVIVVNKETYKVGGIYSFHSKFRRGNRREYQARPYFNDPNYLTDLYLCPNPDCGWTDTDYPKGGVCPFCGESITEDNRRKMLRPWGFAPVNGKPIPEAHAEVEQSYAEEPCYFATPDRNDMKDIGCQHIRAAVRSDKIRIINKGLKGRGFNVCQNCGAAEVAEQSNDDEHEVRPLMDVDRPYNFPGITSKCFHSPINVYLGHTFATDMIVFEFELDKSKINTNYIDMWISSAATTLTEAFLLAASRTLDIDFTDIKGGHRVHGTEDTAFVDIYIYDSLSSGAGYATGLWDMIDLLLQNVEDVLDCDKGCATACHSCLKHYWNQRVHRKLDRFAALDLLKWGRYGDLPKPITIDEQDKIITPLKRLLIDAHPEIQFHHDQESTSITLPKTSIKLVVYPAMWAISTRSDSTLYISDRRITKALPKAFDEADKYIKHYLRELAI; encoded by the coding sequence ATGTCTGAATACAGTGTTCAGCATATACACAGCGAGCTTGTCGGAAAACTAAAGGACTACATTCAGGCGCAATACTTTGGCGAGAATGATCTTCTTTTGAACGCATCGAAAGAGATCTTGGATGAAGATAACTCCATTTACAAAAATCCCTGCATCGAGTCAAACCAAACGTACTTAGCCTTAAACAATGGATTAGCTGATGCAAACATCCCAGAAAATATCAAACAATTCCTCCACCAAATGTGTGAAAGGAAGTTAGGGGTTTTCAAAGACCCCTATAGCCACCAGATTAAAGCGCTTGAGGATTTTTATCAAGGAAAGGATATTTTAGTGACTACAGGCACGGGTTCTGGAAAGACTGAGTGCTTCATGTGGCCTCTTGTTGCAAACCTTGCGGTTGAGGCAAAAACACGTCCAGATACTTGGAGTAAACGGGGTGTCAGAGCGTTGTTACTCTACCCCATGAATGCATTGGTCGCAGATCAGATTGGTCGTCTGCGGAAACTGATTGGAGATTACAGTGGAGAATACCATAAACTTTTTAAAGAATATGCCTGCGATGCAAGCATACGGATTCCCCAATTTGGGATGTATACAGGTAGAACGCCGTACCCGGGTGAGCCTGTAAAAGATAAGAATATAAAACTGGCAAAAACACTGGAACGTGACCTAATCAACCGTAGCCCAGGATTTATTGAGGAACTCAAATCGCTTGGGAAGTATCCTTCAAAATGGAACCTAGAATCCTATACTACAAATCTAAAAAAAGGGGTCCATCAACCAAATACACATGATGCGGAATTGATCACCCGCAAAGAAATGCAAGATCATTGTCCTGACATTCTGGTCACCAACTATTCAATGCTCCAATACATGTTGATTCGACAGATTGAGCAGCCATTCTGGTCAAACACCAAGAATTGGTTAAACGAATCGCCAGAAAACAAACTCCTAATAGTCATTGATGAAGCGCACATGTACCGTGGGTCCGCCGGGGGAGAGGTTGCTCTCCTTATTCGCCGGTTGATGTACAAATTAGGAATAACACGTGATAAGGTACGGTTCATCCTCACCAGTGCCAGTATTCCTATTGACAGTGAGGAAACAAATAGCAAGCTAAAAGAATTTCTAAGGAAGCTTACCTCAGGTGAGAAAGATACATTCTCGATAATTGCCGGAGCAAACAGAAAGATTAATTCCCAGAATCCTATAGAGTTCTCAGCGAAACAGATAAGTGCTCTGCCTCTGGCTGACTTTCAACTTGATGATGCGAAAAAAGTCCTGGCAATACAGGGGTTCTTCCAAGAACTTGACGGGGTCAGACCCCCATATACTACGATTGAAGAACTGAAAGAATGGCTATTTGAAACATTGCCAAAATATGGACCTGTACAGCGGATAATGAATCAAACCGCAGGAAACGCTACCGAAATTACAAAACTCGCAGTAATCGCTTTTCCAAACGATGATTTTGAAACCGCATTCGCTGCAACACAAGTTCTTCTATCGCTTTTACCACTTGCCAAAAAAGACAGACAGGTTCTTTTTCATGCTAGACTGCACATGTTTTTCCGTGGTCTGCAGGGACTGTACACCTGTACAAATCCCAATTGCCCCCAAAAACACACTGGAGATGGAGTCGCTCTTGGTAAAATTTACTCAGATAGTGAACAAGACATCTGTCCCCATTGTGGTGCGAGAATCTATGAGTTAATCAATGATAGAAGATGCGGAGCCCTGTTTCTTAAAGGATACTTGCTTAATGCGGAAAATTTCGAGGATAAAAAATATTTATGGCAAACACCAGGGGAAATATTTGGAAAAGAGTTAAAGGAAGTGCATCTATATATCATCCCACAGAATCCAAAGAACCATCCCATAAATAAAAAAAATATCCGCTTGGGGTGGCTAGATGCAAAGACCGGGTTCATCCATTTCGACAACATTCATGCTGGGGAGAGTGGATTCTTACAGGTCTGTTATTCTCTTAAACCAGTAAAAGGGAAACCAGAGCAATTAACATTTTACTATTGTCCCAAATGTGAAAAACAGTTAAGTAGTTACTCGTTTTCTGACTTTTCTACAAAGGGAAATGAACCATTTTACAACATTGTTTCTTCACAATTATCTGTCCAACCTCCTATACTCTTTGATGAGGAAAAACTTAAGCGACAACCAAATGCTGGGAGAAAAGTCCTCATCTTTTCTGACAGTAGACAAAGGGCCGCAGTACTCGCTAAAGATATGACAAGGACAGCAGATGATCAGGCTGCAAGGGCGGTTTTAGTTCTAGCGGCTGCCCGTTTACAGCAATGGGCTGAGGAAACAGGGGAGAGTGCCACACTTGATATGCTTTATCCCGCATTCTTAGAGATAGCGTACTACAATCATTTGCGCCTGTTTTATGGGGGGGATAAGGAACGCTTTAATGAAGATCTAGAAACCATCAAGGTCATCATTGAAAAAGCAGGAAAACGGAACAAACCACTCAAGTATGATAGAATTACACGTGATTTCAAGAATAAGCCAGGACTTTTTTCAGAACAACTCCTAAAGAACCTTTGCTCGCCTTTTAGGTCATTGACCGATCTTGGACTGGGTTGGATGGAACCTTGCGAAAAGGACGACATTCGAGACTGTCTTGACTCGTTTTACGAACATGGCATCAAGATGTCCGAAGAGGAATTCATTGCCCTTTTCGCGGCATGGGCTCACTATCACTGTACGAACTCATTTGCTATTGGAAACCAGATCTCGGATCAAATACGGTTCAATATTGCCCTCCGTAAGTTTACTAGATTTGGTATACAAGAGAAAGACCTGCAGAAACTACCACCAAAATTTAAAAAAATCCTGATAGAAAGGTATACTCAGGAACAGATTAACTGGATTGCATCCATACTTTCCGAAACATTCCTTAGTCGCGGAAGCGGAGAGGAAGAGAGCAGATATTACCTTATATTAGATAAAATTACATTAAAAACCGAAGATGAACACAAGTGGCATCGTTGTAGAACTTGTTCAGGCATTTTCCCGTATACTCTGTTCGAGAAATGTGCACATTGCGGTTCGGTTGATGTCTACGAGATGAATGATGGAGATCTTGAACGATACAAATTCTGGAGAGATCCAGTCCTTGGTGCAATTACAGAGGGATCGGGCAAATCGATCCGTACCATTAATACCGAAGAACACACAGCACAACTATCTTACAAAGATCAGCGAGATGATATTTGGTCCACAACAGAAAGTTACGAGATGCGGTTCCAGAATCTACTGTTAGATGACGAACTTCCTATTGATGTATTGAGTTGTACAACAACGATGGAAGTTGGCATTGATATCGGTTCTTTGACTGCTATCAGCCTTAGGAACGTCCCCCCCATGAGGGAGAACTATCAGCAAAGAGCAGGACGCGCTGGAAGACGAGGAACATCAATATCAACTATTGCCACCTATGCCCATAATGGTCCTCACGACGGTTGGTACTTCCACCATCCCGAGAGAATTATTTCAGGAAATGCCAGTAGTCCCTGGATTGATATAGACAACGTTACACTCCTTCAGCGTCATGTGAACCTGCTTATTTTAAGTGAATTTCTGAGTGAAAAAGGGACAGATCTGTATGAATATCCCGTATTATCATTCTTTGAAGATTACTACAGCGAATTTAAAGAATTTTCGAAAAAATTCCGGTTTGATCCTAGATTGGAGACAACAATTCTCTCTGCTGAAAAAACAGGTGAATGTTCTTATCAGAAATTTGCGCAAGAACTCGCAATAGAATTAGAAAGAATTAGAGATGATGTGCTCAACAATCGTGGACTCTATGAGGTGAAAAACGAGAGCGAGCATCAAACAAGTCTGCTTGATCATTTAAGTTTCGAGGGGATCTTACCAACCTACTCTTTCCCACAAAATGTTGTAGGGTTTTTCATCGAAGATAAATCTGGGGCACGGATAATCCAGAGACCAGATCGCTCACTGGACATTGCGATTAGCGAATATGCCCCAGGAAAGGTAATTGTTGTGAATAAAGAGACCTACAAGGTGGGTGGGATTTATAGTTTCCATTCAAAGTTCAGGAGAGGAAATCGGCGTGAATATCAGGCACGGCCGTACTTTAATGATCCAAATTATCTGACTGATCTATATTTATGTCCAAATCCAGACTGCGGCTGGACAGATACAGACTACCCAAAGGGTGGAGTGTGTCCATTCTGTGGCGAGTCAATTACTGAAGATAATAGACGGAAGATGCTTCGACCATGGGGTTTTGCTCCCGTAAATGGAAAACCAATTCCCGAAGCTCACGCAGAAGTCGAACAGTCATATGCAGAGGAGCCATGTTACTTTGCAACACCTGACCGTAATGATATGAAGGATATCGGATGTCAGCACATTCGTGCTGCAGTCCGTTCTGATAAGATCAGGATCATTAACAAGGGTTTGAAAGGGCGTGGATTTAATGTATGCCAGAATTGTGGTGCTGCCGAGGTTGCAGAACAAAGCAATGACGATGAGCACGAAGTTAGACCATTGATGGATGTAGATCGGCCATACAATTTCCCGGGTATAACTTCAAAATGCTTTCACAGTCCAATAAATGTGTACCTTGGCCACACATTTGCAACGGATATGATTGTCTTTGAATTTGAACTGGATAAGTCCAAAATTAATACCAATTATATCGATATGTGGATCTCAAGTGCCGCAACAACACTCACTGAGGCATTTCTACTTGCTGCAAGCCGCACCTTAGATATTGATTTCACCGACATCAAAGGTGGTCATAGAGTTCACGGAACCGAAGATACAGCATTCGTTGACATCTACATTTATGATAGTCTGTCCAGTGGAGCAGGATATGCCACTGGTCTCTGGGATATGATTGATCTGTTACTCCAGAACGTTGAGGATGTTCTAGACTGCGACAAAGGTTGTGCTACAGCGTGCCACTCCTGTCTCAAACATTACTGGAACCAGAGGGTGCACAGGAAGTTGGATCGCTTTGCAGCACTTGATCTCCTCAAATGGGGTAGATATGGTGACCTACCAAAACCCATAACTATCGACGAACAGGACAAGATTATCACCCCACTCAAACGCTTACTTATTGATGCTCATCCAGAGATTCAGTTTCACCACGACCAAGAAAGTACCTCAATTACCTTACCGAAAACATCTATCAAACTCGTGGTATATCCAGCAATGTGGGCTATCTCAACACGGAGTGATAGCACTCTCTATATATCAGATAGACGGATAACAAAAGCCCTTCCGAAAGCCTTTGATGAAGCTGACAAATATATAAAACACTATTTGAGGGAACTCGCAATTTGA
- a CDS encoding coiled-coil domain-containing protein, with the protein MISPKKFPNLRCCIGIPVRFSEQEIKILRIADISTTDWTKSRVNTVGIIYTKPDGGPMLLPVRKENNSIHFEHDTIGIWTWKESATPDEYNVIPFLSLPKPPHCKYNYYELIFLENSKLSSESPGNLRFAIGSDDELVHILEKGIVVPDTFSENLLVVYDYDEEFYFCIEITKAASCLRDDQLLFVTDKKPLVRCKIKKEDVIDSFDPQYKTLLSENHTNLTRRLIYQKMRIAPQDKLDTLELHTDSAVLAKYFDRIATRLSYSEDEKRLMKNILIEALSSPKGQPALALSPENKQWLDSQIEIINSYLDTDDKVEGFVRGVIDHIPKINEEYINKIRHIANQGLFEQKESLEAEIADLEDRIEDIKGEILAIAAERTAETDALKSLKKTVESESERIRQDHEKRIQQELKAFEKEQKNIAVEEIAVFKKERLQAIAKESEQFRLEQQNIILNELQSLREESNRLQNDIAILKASREQLEKDIADRQRIREELAQLERDKRTLEAINDQLKSYCEQRFKDIQHNPGRVLGDLALFKGLMPTRESEKASIASVSNSGLLIRPAEDYGADPLEITDLKDLIYDLKENLQNIGVDQEYAEILAEFIAGAYLTRTPLLLAGCNVSLMAKAISVTLCSQTPEIISVPTGYTDYSSLINTVKTASGNVVLLQNVIGSIDEYCYAHLAKDMADKNPEKYILYSLDFAETMRILPPSLLGYVAFMNSDDVITSVETEDLNPGYCTIVAPVEKQGNIKSIYQKIFKLSRAVNATNGYNLTRTAIVSTVATNDGKNVETIILLELATYCKLLGTIDELNQGLEYLDRDDLKKIVDKLLGGE; encoded by the coding sequence ATGATAAGCCCAAAAAAATTCCCCAACTTGCGATGTTGCATAGGAATTCCAGTGAGGTTTAGCGAGCAAGAGATCAAAATCTTAAGGATCGCAGATATTTCCACGACAGACTGGACAAAAAGTAGAGTAAACACCGTAGGCATAATCTACACAAAGCCAGATGGGGGACCCATGCTCCTGCCAGTTAGGAAGGAGAATAACTCCATCCACTTTGAGCATGACACCATAGGTATCTGGACATGGAAAGAAAGTGCTACTCCAGATGAGTATAACGTAATCCCCTTTTTAAGTCTCCCTAAACCTCCTCACTGCAAATACAATTATTACGAATTGATCTTCTTGGAGAACTCTAAACTCTCTTCCGAATCCCCAGGCAACTTGAGATTTGCGATAGGCTCAGATGATGAGCTCGTGCACATATTGGAAAAAGGCATTGTTGTACCAGACACTTTTTCAGAAAACCTTCTTGTGGTTTATGATTACGATGAAGAGTTCTATTTCTGTATCGAGATAACGAAAGCAGCATCCTGTCTGCGTGACGACCAGTTGCTTTTTGTAACTGATAAAAAGCCACTGGTTCGATGTAAAATCAAGAAGGAAGATGTTATTGACTCCTTTGATCCGCAATATAAAACCTTATTGTCTGAGAATCACACAAACCTGACTCGACGACTCATCTACCAAAAAATGAGAATTGCACCACAGGATAAATTAGACACTCTGGAACTTCACACAGATTCAGCCGTTCTCGCGAAGTATTTTGACCGAATTGCCACTCGCCTAAGCTACTCCGAGGACGAAAAAAGACTGATGAAAAATATCCTGATCGAAGCACTATCAAGTCCAAAGGGACAACCGGCATTAGCGTTGTCTCCAGAGAATAAGCAATGGTTAGATTCACAAATAGAAATAATAAATTCATATCTCGATACCGACGATAAGGTTGAAGGATTTGTAAGAGGTGTTATTGACCACATACCAAAGATCAATGAAGAATACATTAATAAGATACGTCACATAGCCAATCAGGGCTTGTTTGAGCAAAAAGAATCTTTAGAAGCAGAAATTGCTGATCTAGAAGATCGTATCGAGGATATTAAGGGTGAAATTCTTGCAATAGCGGCAGAGAGAACAGCTGAGACTGATGCATTGAAATCGCTCAAAAAAACTGTTGAATCTGAGAGCGAGCGGATAAGACAGGACCATGAGAAACGTATCCAGCAGGAACTCAAGGCGTTTGAGAAAGAACAAAAAAATATCGCTGTTGAGGAAATTGCCGTATTCAAAAAGGAACGATTACAGGCTATTGCTAAAGAGAGCGAGCAGTTCCGCCTCGAACAACAAAATATAATCCTGAACGAACTTCAATCACTACGTGAGGAATCTAATAGGCTCCAGAATGATATAGCGATATTGAAGGCGTCCAGAGAGCAACTGGAGAAAGACATCGCAGATCGGCAACGCATTCGGGAAGAGTTAGCACAACTTGAGAGGGATAAGCGAACTTTAGAAGCAATCAATGACCAATTAAAGTCCTATTGTGAGCAGAGATTCAAGGATATACAACATAACCCAGGGAGAGTCCTCGGTGATCTGGCACTATTCAAAGGGTTGATGCCAACTAGGGAGTCTGAAAAGGCAAGTATTGCATCAGTATCAAATTCAGGTCTATTGATACGACCAGCAGAAGACTATGGAGCAGATCCTCTCGAGATTACAGATCTCAAGGATTTAATTTATGATCTAAAGGAAAACCTGCAGAACATAGGAGTTGACCAAGAATATGCTGAAATTCTTGCTGAATTTATTGCAGGGGCATATCTGACGAGAACTCCACTACTTCTTGCAGGGTGTAATGTAAGTCTCATGGCCAAGGCCATCTCAGTTACACTCTGCTCACAAACACCCGAAATAATCTCTGTTCCTACAGGTTACACCGACTATTCTTCACTGATAAATACTGTAAAAACTGCCTCTGGAAACGTAGTTCTTCTTCAAAACGTCATCGGATCCATCGATGAATACTGCTATGCGCACCTTGCAAAGGATATGGCCGACAAAAACCCAGAAAAATACATCCTGTATTCACTCGATTTCGCAGAAACTATGCGAATACTCCCACCAAGTTTGCTTGGATATGTGGCTTTCATGAACTCCGATGATGTAATCACCTCCGTTGAAACTGAAGACTTGAACCCTGGATATTGTACCATCGTTGCACCCGTTGAAAAACAAGGGAATATTAAGAGTATTTATCAGAAGATCTTTAAGTTATCACGGGCGGTAAATGCAACAAATGGATACAATCTAACCAGAACTGCGATAGTATCCACGGTTGCAACAAATGATGGGAAAAATGTGGAGACTATAATACTTCTCGAACTTGCAACCTACTGCAAATTACTTGGAACTATAGATGAGTTGAATCAAGGGTTGGAATATCTTGACAGAGACGATCTCAAAAAGATCGTAGACAAACTTCTTGGAGGAGAATAA
- a CDS encoding competence protein CoiA family protein, which produces MDYAIRKRSSGCKELVYARALANDPYFHFFKSANFICPECREPVRLVNGDERTYFRHLPNNPKTQDCPNHYSDNRYAAMYQRQQEERKSGQRSKNIYILKGGETFGLFLGFSPLEEKIVASARNENLIVQIINPNNAELKENRLLMSQVVAGESTYIQLKWICDYYSLKYSECSVNQGIIKSWREYQAGLPEEGALFRYSSNTYARGISENAEITTDKYYYLATASKIPDHTEDFLEYEPLGTLEGKSFGYESEWRIYRIQFIKVTENAQEFANNLRVKLIEWHPPLIPLWPPHVQHGNRQLYSRPTHILSLAQKADRFSYYQQTKRQSRKPIPKIRINTGWLLDLSIKDSTDITSNGGCKVHLMCGCSDEISHYKPPEILLECDSKPLENGDSFLLKDRITLSFNSDSKCNIYHHSEEQLKSVYWNEQTIHAFLNLSDGDKICVRHGMDVTYQVSVPKRIRTIMRDSIKCDDMMYQKLALGGDMFISTPVKVKYIRNHLGNCPKRDEYLRKAIISRKISRRAYYHLISELNQETRK; this is translated from the coding sequence GTGGATTACGCAATCAGGAAGAGATCTTCCGGATGTAAAGAGTTGGTTTATGCAAGAGCCCTTGCAAATGACCCTTACTTTCATTTTTTCAAAAGTGCCAATTTTATTTGCCCAGAGTGCAGAGAACCGGTTAGGCTAGTAAATGGGGATGAGAGAACCTACTTTAGACACCTTCCAAATAATCCCAAAACCCAAGATTGCCCCAACCATTATTCGGATAATAGATATGCGGCCATGTATCAGAGACAGCAGGAGGAGCGCAAGTCAGGCCAACGTTCAAAAAATATCTACATTTTAAAGGGGGGAGAGACCTTTGGACTCTTTCTTGGCTTTTCCCCATTAGAAGAAAAGATCGTTGCATCTGCTAGAAACGAAAACCTCATAGTACAAATTATCAATCCAAATAATGCAGAGCTCAAAGAAAATAGACTCCTTATGAGTCAAGTAGTCGCGGGGGAGAGCACATATATTCAATTGAAGTGGATATGCGATTATTACTCCCTTAAATACAGTGAATGTTCGGTTAATCAGGGTATTATTAAAAGCTGGAGGGAATATCAAGCGGGACTCCCAGAAGAAGGGGCATTGTTTAGATACAGCAGTAATACTTATGCTCGTGGTATCTCAGAAAACGCAGAGATAACGACAGATAAGTATTATTATCTGGCGACAGCCTCTAAAATACCAGATCACACTGAAGATTTTCTCGAATATGAACCATTAGGAACACTGGAGGGGAAATCCTTCGGATATGAATCTGAGTGGCGGATCTATCGAATACAATTTATCAAGGTCACAGAAAACGCTCAGGAGTTTGCAAATAATCTCAGGGTCAAACTTATCGAGTGGCACCCTCCATTAATTCCACTCTGGCCTCCTCATGTGCAACATGGGAACAGACAGTTGTACAGCAGACCAACGCACATCCTCAGCCTAGCGCAAAAAGCAGATAGATTTAGTTATTATCAGCAAACAAAAAGGCAGTCCAGAAAACCCATTCCAAAGATTCGGATTAACACGGGATGGTTACTAGACCTCTCAATCAAGGACTCTACAGATATTACCTCCAACGGAGGATGTAAGGTTCACCTCATGTGCGGGTGTTCTGATGAGATATCACATTACAAACCTCCTGAAATATTACTGGAGTGTGATAGTAAACCACTTGAAAACGGCGACTCCTTTCTCCTCAAGGACAGGATAACCCTGTCTTTTAACTCAGACAGCAAATGTAATATTTATCATCACTCAGAAGAACAACTGAAAAGCGTTTACTGGAATGAACAAACTATTCATGCATTTTTAAACCTCTCCGACGGAGACAAGATATGCGTACGCCATGGAATGGATGTAACTTACCAGGTGAGTGTTCCAAAACGCATTCGGACCATAATGAGAGACTCAATAAAATGCGATGACATGATGTATCAGAAACTCGCTTTGGGAGGAGATATGTTTATATCAACCCCCGTGAAAGTGAAATATATTCGGAATCATCTCGGAAATTGCCCTAAAAGGGATGAATATCTCAGAAAAGCGATAATATCCAGAAAAATATCAAGGCGAGCATACTATCATCTCATATCTGAATTAAATCAGGAGACTAGAAAGTAA
- a CDS encoding phospholipase D family protein — protein MADFLDALGVSAAFIEIIKNAEEQIFIISPYISLTPHNRKYLQSIDDKKVPIDIVYRSDTNPNPEDLAFLKQLQSAQLYKCNDLHAKCYINEQFGIITSMNLYEHSQSNNWEMGVRFFRETDPVLYTQTLEEVERILQASSPESNNQTAAAANVNQRTYEPRKPIRTISPKLKAPPKKGFFEKALDTVLGEAAYCIRCGATIDYNPEKPYCPKCFASWTRFNNPDYKEKVCHKCGTKHATTKTRPICDDCYKTYYR, from the coding sequence ATGGCAGATTTTCTCGACGCATTGGGGGTAAGTGCAGCGTTCATCGAGATCATCAAGAACGCAGAGGAGCAAATCTTCATCATCTCTCCCTACATCAGCCTGACCCCGCACAACAGGAAATACCTCCAGAGCATTGACGACAAAAAGGTCCCCATCGACATCGTCTACCGGAGCGACACGAACCCCAATCCGGAGGACCTGGCGTTTCTCAAACAATTGCAGAGCGCTCAACTCTACAAGTGCAACGACCTCCACGCCAAATGCTACATCAACGAGCAGTTCGGCATAATCACCTCGATGAACCTTTACGAGCACTCGCAGAGCAACAACTGGGAGATGGGTGTCCGGTTTTTCCGGGAGACCGATCCGGTCCTCTACACCCAGACGCTTGAAGAAGTTGAAAGGATCTTGCAAGCAAGCAGCCCGGAGAGCAACAACCAGACGGCTGCGGCGGCCAACGTGAATCAACGGACCTATGAACCGAGAAAACCCATCAGGACCATATCGCCGAAGCTGAAAGCCCCTCCAAAGAAAGGGTTCTTCGAGAAGGCGCTGGACACGGTGCTGGGGGAGGCTGCGTACTGCATCCGGTGCGGAGCGACGATCGATTATAACCCGGAGAAGCCGTACTGTCCGAAGTGCTTTGCTTCCTGGACCCGCTTCAACAACCCAGATTACAAGGAGAAGGTCTGTCACAAGTGCGGGACCAAACATGCGACAACAAAGACCCGGCCAATCTGCGATGACTGCTACAAGACCTACTATCGGTAA